A window of the Cystobacter fuscus genome harbors these coding sequences:
- a CDS encoding indole-3-glycerol phosphate synthase TrpC yields the protein MSASQQGDKLAAIFARKRRELAARGPRVAEHPRPPGRDFAAALTRHRPGLPINVIAEVKRRSPSGGDFPHTDLVAVARGYEAAGACAISVLTDDVDFGGSLEDLLQVRAAVSVPVLRKDFLVASQEIEESAALGADAVLLIADALEDGQLAEMVATAKACRVAALVEAHTQEHAERALQAGAELVGINNRNLATLRTDITTALQVIPRLRGRAQAFVAESGLKTHEDFVAARSAGADAVLVGESLLRAPHPGQALARLLAPGNTT from the coding sequence ATGAGCGCGTCTCAACAAGGCGACAAGCTCGCGGCCATCTTCGCGCGCAAGCGCCGGGAACTCGCCGCGCGCGGGCCCCGCGTGGCCGAGCATCCCCGTCCCCCCGGGCGGGACTTCGCCGCCGCCCTCACCCGGCACCGTCCGGGTCTGCCCATCAACGTCATCGCCGAGGTGAAGCGCCGCAGCCCCTCGGGCGGTGACTTCCCGCACACGGACCTGGTCGCCGTGGCGCGGGGCTACGAGGCCGCGGGGGCATGCGCCATCAGCGTGCTCACCGACGACGTGGACTTCGGCGGCAGCCTCGAGGATCTGCTCCAGGTGCGCGCGGCCGTGTCCGTGCCCGTGCTCCGCAAGGACTTCCTCGTGGCGTCCCAGGAGATCGAGGAGAGCGCGGCCCTTGGCGCGGACGCGGTGCTGCTCATCGCGGACGCGCTGGAGGATGGACAGCTCGCGGAGATGGTGGCCACGGCCAAGGCGTGCCGGGTGGCGGCGCTCGTCGAGGCCCACACCCAGGAGCATGCCGAGCGGGCGCTCCAGGCGGGCGCGGAGCTGGTGGGGATCAACAACCGCAACCTCGCCACGCTGCGCACGGACATCACCACCGCCCTGCAGGTCATCCCGCGGCTGCGCGGCCGGGCCCAGGCGTTCGTGGCCGAGAGTGGCCTCAAGACGCACGAGGACTTCGTGGCGGCCCGGTCGGCGGGCGCGGACGCGGTGCTCGTGGGGGAGTCCCTCCTGCGCGCGCCCCATCCGGGCCAGGCACTGGCGCGGCTGCTCGCGCCTGGGAACACGACATGA
- the trpD gene encoding anthranilate phosphoribosyltransferase encodes MTLKEALSRAVSRRDLTREEMISVMGQMLAGEATPAQVGGLAVALRMKGETEDELLGAAEAMRACATRIHPRSEVVLDTCGTGGDGANTFNISTAVALVAAGAGVTVAKHGNRAVSSRCGSSDVLAALGVPMDRSHEQVTHDIDAHGVGFLFAPSHHSALRHVAPSRRELGLHTLFNLLGPLTNPAGARYQLLGTFAGERLEQTARVLSRLGSKRAWVVHGRDGLDELSPCTASDVAELREDGSVRLFTLHPEDAGLERVSPESIIGGDVEDNARRFRALLSGERSGVRTAVVLNTAAALVVVGKAANLKEGAMRAVESLDSGAAASKLAALVKGGAA; translated from the coding sequence ATGACGCTCAAGGAAGCGCTGAGCCGAGCGGTGAGCCGGCGGGACCTGACCCGCGAGGAGATGATCTCGGTGATGGGCCAGATGCTCGCGGGCGAGGCGACGCCCGCCCAGGTGGGTGGCCTCGCGGTCGCGTTGCGCATGAAGGGTGAGACGGAAGACGAGCTGCTCGGAGCGGCCGAGGCCATGCGCGCGTGCGCCACGCGCATCCATCCGCGCTCCGAAGTGGTGCTCGACACCTGCGGCACCGGTGGCGATGGGGCGAACACCTTCAACATCTCCACCGCCGTGGCCCTCGTGGCCGCGGGAGCGGGGGTGACGGTAGCCAAGCACGGCAACCGAGCGGTGTCCTCGCGCTGTGGCAGCTCGGACGTGCTCGCGGCCCTGGGCGTCCCCATGGACCGCTCGCACGAGCAGGTGACGCATGACATCGACGCGCACGGGGTGGGCTTCCTCTTCGCGCCCTCGCACCACAGCGCCCTGCGCCACGTGGCACCGAGCCGGCGTGAGCTCGGCCTGCACACCCTCTTCAACCTGCTGGGCCCACTGACCAACCCCGCGGGCGCGCGCTACCAGCTGCTCGGCACCTTCGCCGGGGAGCGGCTGGAGCAGACGGCGCGAGTGCTCTCGCGGCTGGGCAGCAAGCGCGCCTGGGTGGTGCACGGACGCGATGGGCTGGACGAGCTGTCGCCGTGCACGGCCTCGGACGTGGCGGAGCTGCGCGAGGACGGCTCGGTGCGCCTGTTCACCCTCCACCCCGAGGACGCGGGGCTCGAGCGCGTGTCGCCCGAGTCCATCATCGGCGGGGACGTGGAGGACAACGCCCGGCGCTTCCGGGCACTGCTCTCGGGCGAGCGCTCCGGGGTGCGCACCGCCGTGGTGCTCAACACCGCGGCGGCGCTCGTGGTGGTGGGCAAGGCGGCCAACCTGAAGGAAGGCGCGATGCGGGCGGTGGAGTCGCTCGACTCCGGCGCCGCGGCCTCCAAGCTGGCGGCGCTCGTCAAGGGCGGTGCGGCATGA
- the trpB gene encoding tryptophan synthase subunit beta — protein sequence MDTKTAPGRFGRYGGRYVPETLVPAHQELELAYAEAQKDPSFGEQVAQVLREFVGRETPLTPARRLTTLWGGAEVWLKREDLAHTGAHKINNTIGQVLLAKRMGKKRIIAETGAGQHGVATATACALFGLPCEVYMGALDVERQSLNVFRMKALGATVHAVESGSRTLKDAMNEAMRVWVAQIHDTHYVIGSAAGPHPYPTIVRDFQSVIGKEVRTQSLVAFGQLPDAIIACIGGGSNAIGILHPFIGDKNVRLVGVEAGGHGLDSGQHGASLTLGTEGVLHGSRSLVLQDEHGQIMEAHSISAGLDYPGVGPELAYLAKTGRVEVRTATDDEALKAFYEVCRNEGILPALESSHAFARAGELARELGKGKYLVINCSGRGDKDVATIAARGVPPAIRLEGA from the coding sequence ATGGACACGAAAACCGCCCCGGGCCGCTTCGGCCGTTACGGCGGCCGTTACGTGCCGGAGACGTTGGTGCCGGCGCATCAGGAGTTGGAGCTCGCCTACGCCGAGGCCCAGAAGGATCCGTCCTTCGGCGAGCAGGTGGCGCAGGTGCTGCGCGAGTTCGTCGGGCGCGAGACGCCGCTGACGCCCGCGCGCCGGCTCACCACGCTGTGGGGTGGCGCCGAGGTGTGGCTCAAGCGCGAGGACCTGGCGCACACGGGCGCGCACAAGATCAACAACACCATCGGCCAGGTGCTGCTGGCCAAGCGCATGGGCAAGAAGCGCATCATCGCGGAGACGGGCGCGGGCCAGCACGGAGTCGCCACCGCCACCGCGTGCGCGCTGTTCGGCCTGCCCTGCGAGGTGTACATGGGCGCGCTGGACGTGGAGCGCCAGTCGCTCAACGTCTTCCGCATGAAGGCCCTGGGCGCCACGGTGCACGCGGTGGAGTCGGGCTCGCGCACCCTCAAGGACGCGATGAACGAGGCCATGCGCGTGTGGGTGGCGCAGATTCATGACACCCACTACGTCATCGGCAGCGCGGCCGGGCCCCACCCCTACCCCACCATCGTCCGCGACTTCCAATCCGTCATCGGCAAGGAAGTGCGCACCCAGTCGCTCGTGGCCTTCGGCCAGCTTCCCGACGCCATCATCGCGTGCATCGGCGGCGGCTCGAACGCCATCGGCATCCTCCACCCCTTCATCGGCGACAAGAACGTGCGGCTCGTCGGCGTGGAGGCCGGTGGCCACGGGCTCGACTCGGGCCAGCATGGCGCGTCCCTGACGCTGGGCACCGAGGGCGTGCTGCATGGCTCGCGCTCGCTGGTGCTCCAGGACGAGCACGGGCAGATCATGGAGGCGCACTCCATCTCCGCGGGCCTGGACTACCCGGGCGTGGGGCCGGAGCTGGCGTACCTGGCGAAGACGGGGCGGGTGGAGGTGCGCACCGCCACGGACGACGAGGCGCTCAAGGCCTTCTACGAGGTGTGCCGCAACGAGGGCATCCTCCCCGCGCTCGAGTCCTCGCACGCCTTCGCGCGCGCGGGGGAGCTGGCGCGCGAGCTGGGCAAGGGCAAGTACCTGGTCATCAATTGTTCGGGCCGCGGCGACAAGGACGTGGCCACCATCGCGGCGCGGGGCGTGCCTCCCGCCATCCGTCTGGAGGGAGCATGA
- a CDS encoding VOC family protein yields MSQPTASAAAPTFYPMLRYKNAPAAIKWLAAAFGFEEHLVVPGPNDTVAHAELRFGTGIFMLGSQKDDIYGNAGMAPYVYVRDIDAHCARARAAGAVIVKEPFDTDYGSRDYAARDCEGHVWSFGTYRPAP; encoded by the coding sequence ATGAGCCAGCCCACCGCCAGCGCCGCCGCCCCGACCTTCTACCCCATGCTGCGCTACAAGAACGCGCCCGCGGCCATCAAGTGGCTGGCCGCCGCTTTCGGCTTCGAGGAGCACCTGGTGGTTCCGGGGCCCAACGACACCGTGGCCCACGCCGAGCTGCGCTTCGGCACGGGCATCTTCATGTTGGGCAGCCAGAAGGACGACATCTACGGCAACGCCGGCATGGCCCCGTACGTCTACGTGCGCGACATCGACGCCCACTGTGCCCGGGCTCGGGCCGCGGGGGCCGTCATCGTGAAGGAGCCCTTCGACACCGACTACGGCTCGCGGGATTACGCGGCACGTGACTGCGAGGGCCATGTCTGGAGCTTCGGCACCTACCGTCCTGCACCGTGA
- a CDS encoding phosphoribosylanthranilate isomerase: MSTRVKICGLTRLEDARMAWAAGADALGLNFYARSPRYVTPEVAAALARTRPALGAVVGVFVNESPDVIRARVRDCGLTSVQLHGDEPPEACSGYGVPVIKALRIRGPEDVERARAYVGVGDVATLLLDGAAPGYGGGGVGFDWSLVARLTDVGVPVLVAGGLNPGNVREAVRATRAYGVDVASGVETSPGIKDADAVRAFVRAVKSTFSE, translated from the coding sequence ATGAGCACGCGGGTGAAGATCTGCGGGCTCACCCGCTTGGAGGACGCGCGCATGGCGTGGGCCGCGGGCGCGGACGCGCTGGGGCTCAACTTCTACGCGCGCTCGCCCCGGTACGTGACGCCCGAGGTGGCGGCGGCCCTGGCGCGCACCCGGCCCGCGTTGGGCGCGGTGGTGGGCGTCTTCGTCAACGAGTCCCCCGACGTCATCCGGGCCCGGGTACGCGACTGCGGGCTCACGTCGGTGCAACTGCACGGAGACGAGCCGCCCGAGGCGTGCTCGGGCTATGGCGTGCCCGTCATCAAGGCCCTGCGCATCCGGGGCCCCGAGGACGTGGAGCGGGCGCGCGCCTACGTGGGCGTGGGCGACGTGGCGACGCTGCTCTTGGACGGAGCGGCGCCGGGCTACGGCGGAGGCGGCGTGGGCTTCGACTGGTCGCTGGTGGCGCGGCTGACGGACGTGGGCGTGCCGGTGCTGGTGGCCGGTGGGCTGAATCCGGGCAACGTGCGCGAGGCGGTGCGTGCCACACGGGCCTACGGAGTGGATGTGGCGAGCGGAGTGGAGACGAGCCCCGGTATCAAGGACGCGGACGCGGTGCGCGCCTTCGTGCGCGCCGTGAAGAGCACCTTTTCGGAGTGA
- a CDS encoding histidine phosphatase family protein: MNQTLPLVVLVRHGETAWSRTGHHTGRTDLPLLEEGRQMALKLREPLRQWDFAAIWTSPLRRAIDTCELANQGHGAEQRADLTEWDYGTFEGKTKAEIRALEPDWSIWKKGVPGGEKLKDVGLRADRVIAGIYKAKGPVLLFSHGHLLRVLTARWLGLAPTDGRLFVLNTGSISVLTVHQDDANQPVIQRWNDTHHLNK, translated from the coding sequence ATGAATCAGACCCTGCCGCTCGTCGTTCTCGTCCGCCACGGAGAAACCGCGTGGAGCCGCACCGGCCACCACACGGGCCGCACGGACCTGCCCCTGCTGGAAGAAGGGCGGCAGATGGCGCTGAAGCTGCGCGAGCCCCTGCGCCAGTGGGACTTCGCCGCCATATGGACCAGCCCCCTGCGCCGGGCGATCGACACGTGCGAGCTGGCCAACCAGGGCCACGGCGCCGAGCAGCGCGCGGACCTGACGGAGTGGGACTACGGCACCTTCGAGGGCAAGACCAAGGCGGAGATCCGCGCCCTGGAGCCGGACTGGAGCATCTGGAAGAAGGGCGTGCCAGGCGGAGAGAAGCTCAAGGACGTGGGCCTGCGCGCCGACCGCGTCATCGCCGGCATCTACAAGGCCAAGGGCCCCGTGCTCCTCTTCTCCCACGGCCACCTGCTGCGCGTGCTCACCGCGCGCTGGCTGGGCCTGGCGCCCACCGACGGGCGCCTCTTCGTGCTCAACACCGGCTCCATCAGCGTGCTCACCGTCCACCAGGATGACGCCAACCAGCCCG
- a CDS encoding efflux RND transporter permease subunit, producing the protein MDVGKGMEHFARLSYRHPGRVLAGVLAVALMAGLLASRLGFHGSFVELLPANTVEVRDLEAVSRKAGGDGYLVLRAMGATPEELRRFAQALAPRLEALEEVRYVEYRYDTRFFTDRALLLLSAPRLKALREDLQEAVRQHKRAANPLYVDLGAESKPPLSFEEIARRHSPTLGVSEYLSSPDGRELYLFVKPSGLAGDLVFARRLVTRVRETSAEVARGFPGVKTDATGAHVLRLEEDRRMREDLTRASLLSGIIAALIVAVSCRRLTALLVVGAPVGVGLLVTFAMVQLTIGYLNIITGFLVAILIGLGIEYGLHLAMRYAEERRGLPAEAALREAVLGTWAGALTSACTNAAAFAALTLAEFQAFAQFGWIAAAGVLSTVLATYLVGPSLIALAERLRPLRAAQPLPARPPRPPRGPVPRSLLVAVVVGVCALVAYSASVAGSIGFEPDMRKLRGEFAATRLDDHIISQLGRRHAPTVFLTPDVAQAERLASALRELEARHGEDRIFSEVASLSDFLPRTGADVEAERAALRTFVEGLPEVARESEKVRPALERLEALLAARPYGVEALPAEVRRRFTALDGEGSFVMAFKNESLSDTDALHRFGAQMEELREVARERGLEVQVLDSNLIAYRIFDLVEKDGPWLLLAASLAVFAMITLSLRSLRRAGLVAGPLYLGLACLPAAMHLYGLKLNFINAVVLPNLLAIAVDNAVHLYHRYREEGPGSLSHVVRTTGVAAVVATLSNAAGYGALLTARHPGLHSIGELALLGVGCSFLGTTVLFPSLLALLERRPPDMADGESVLASLPLPEVEPEEDVRPST; encoded by the coding sequence ATGGATGTCGGCAAGGGGATGGAGCACTTCGCCCGGTTGTCCTACCGGCACCCCGGGCGGGTGCTCGCGGGAGTCCTGGCCGTGGCGCTGATGGCGGGGCTGTTGGCCTCGCGCCTGGGCTTCCATGGCTCGTTCGTGGAGCTGCTCCCGGCGAATACCGTGGAGGTGCGCGACCTGGAGGCCGTGTCCCGGAAGGCCGGAGGCGATGGGTACCTCGTCCTGCGCGCCATGGGGGCCACCCCCGAGGAGCTGCGCCGCTTCGCCCAGGCACTGGCGCCCCGGCTCGAGGCGCTGGAGGAGGTGCGCTACGTCGAGTACCGCTATGACACGCGCTTCTTCACGGACCGGGCCCTCCTGTTGCTCTCCGCGCCCAGGCTCAAGGCGCTGCGCGAGGACCTCCAGGAGGCGGTGCGACAGCACAAGCGCGCCGCCAACCCGCTCTACGTGGACCTGGGGGCGGAGAGCAAGCCGCCCCTGTCGTTCGAGGAGATCGCCCGCCGGCACTCGCCGACGCTGGGGGTGAGCGAGTACCTGAGCTCTCCGGATGGGCGGGAGCTGTACCTGTTCGTGAAGCCGTCGGGGCTGGCGGGAGACCTGGTCTTCGCCCGGCGGCTGGTGACGCGCGTGCGGGAGACGAGCGCCGAGGTGGCGCGGGGCTTCCCCGGGGTGAAGACGGACGCGACGGGCGCGCACGTGCTGCGGCTGGAGGAGGACCGGCGGATGCGCGAGGATCTCACGCGCGCCTCGCTCTTGTCGGGCATCATCGCGGCGCTCATCGTGGCCGTGTCGTGCCGGCGCCTCACGGCGCTGCTGGTGGTGGGCGCGCCCGTGGGCGTGGGCCTGCTCGTCACGTTCGCGATGGTGCAACTCACTATCGGCTACCTCAACATCATCACCGGCTTCCTCGTGGCCATCCTCATCGGCCTGGGCATCGAGTACGGCCTGCACCTGGCGATGCGCTACGCCGAGGAGCGCCGGGGTCTGCCCGCCGAGGCGGCCCTGCGCGAGGCGGTGCTGGGCACATGGGCGGGCGCGCTGACGTCGGCCTGCACCAACGCCGCCGCCTTCGCCGCGCTCACGCTCGCCGAGTTCCAGGCCTTCGCCCAGTTCGGGTGGATCGCCGCCGCGGGCGTGCTGTCCACGGTGCTGGCCACGTATCTGGTGGGCCCCTCGCTCATCGCCCTGGCCGAGCGGCTGCGGCCCCTGCGCGCCGCGCAGCCCCTGCCGGCCCGGCCTCCGCGTCCGCCGCGGGGGCCCGTGCCCCGCTCCCTGCTGGTGGCCGTGGTGGTGGGCGTGTGCGCGCTCGTCGCGTACTCGGCGTCGGTGGCGGGCTCTATCGGCTTCGAGCCGGACATGCGCAAGCTGCGCGGGGAGTTCGCCGCCACCCGGCTGGACGACCACATCATCTCCCAGCTCGGGCGGCGCCACGCGCCCACGGTGTTCCTCACGCCGGACGTGGCGCAGGCGGAGCGGCTCGCGAGCGCGCTGCGTGAGCTGGAGGCCCGCCACGGCGAGGACCGCATCTTCTCGGAGGTGGCCTCGCTCAGTGACTTCCTGCCGCGCACGGGCGCGGACGTGGAGGCCGAGCGCGCCGCCCTGCGCACCTTCGTGGAGGGCCTGCCCGAGGTCGCCCGGGAGTCGGAGAAGGTGCGCCCCGCGCTCGAGCGGCTGGAGGCGCTGCTCGCGGCCAGGCCCTACGGGGTGGAGGCGTTGCCCGCGGAGGTGCGCCGCCGCTTCACCGCGCTGGATGGCGAGGGCAGCTTCGTGATGGCCTTCAAGAACGAGTCCCTCTCCGACACGGACGCGCTGCACCGCTTCGGCGCGCAGATGGAGGAGCTGCGCGAGGTGGCGCGGGAGAGGGGCCTGGAGGTCCAGGTGCTCGACTCGAACCTCATCGCCTACCGCATCTTCGATCTGGTGGAGAAGGACGGCCCCTGGCTGCTGCTCGCGGCGAGCCTGGCGGTGTTCGCGATGATCACCCTGAGCCTGCGCAGCCTGCGCCGGGCGGGGCTGGTGGCGGGGCCGTTGTACCTGGGGCTCGCGTGCCTGCCGGCGGCGATGCACCTGTACGGGCTCAAGCTCAACTTCATCAACGCCGTGGTGCTGCCCAACCTGCTGGCCATCGCCGTGGACAACGCGGTGCACCTCTACCACCGCTACCGCGAGGAGGGGCCGGGCTCGCTGTCCCACGTGGTGCGCACCACGGGCGTGGCGGCGGTGGTGGCCACGCTCTCCAACGCGGCGGGCTACGGCGCGCTGCTCACGGCGCGCCACCCGGGGCTGCACTCCATCGGAGAGCTGGCGCTCTTGGGCGTGGGCTGCTCGTTCCTGGGGACGACGGTGCTCTTCCCCTCGCTGCTCGCGCTGCTGGAGCGCCGCCCGCCGGACATGGCGGACGGCGAGAGCGTGCTGGCGTCCCTGCCGCTGCCCGAGGTGGAGCCGGAGGAAGACGTCCGGCCCAGCACCTGA
- a CDS encoding NAD(P)/FAD-dependent oxidoreductase has translation MGKPDVIVVGAGLAGLTCARLLHQARVKVRVLEAGDGVGGRVRTDAVDGFLLDRGFQVFLTAYPEPARWLDYRALDLRRFFPGARVWREGRMHLVADPFRRPLHAALHAFNPVGSFIDKLHVLDLWKQAQAGPVEEVFLRPQKTSREYLRDVGFSDAMLEGFLQPFFGGIFLEKGLSTSSRMLEFVFRMFATGATVVPARGMGAISAQLAAKLPEGALKLNTPVEEVFGHRVRLASGAREDCDAVVVATDALAAAELLPGMPSRRMNAVTCLYFAAPEPPVRGPYLVLNGDGRGPVNNLAVMSELSPEYAPAGQALVSVSVLEPVEDTESLEARVREQLTEWFGGGVKGWRHLRTYELPRALPEQSPEAWESSPRRVRLLPGLYACGDYREHGSIDGAMTSGRRAAEALLRDWELPLP, from the coding sequence GTGGGCAAGCCGGACGTCATCGTGGTGGGGGCGGGGCTGGCGGGGTTGACGTGCGCGAGGCTTCTTCACCAGGCACGCGTGAAGGTGCGCGTGCTGGAGGCGGGCGACGGGGTGGGGGGCAGGGTGCGTACGGACGCGGTGGACGGCTTCCTGCTGGATCGAGGCTTCCAGGTGTTCCTCACCGCCTACCCGGAGCCCGCCCGGTGGTTGGACTACCGGGCGCTCGACCTGCGGCGCTTCTTTCCCGGGGCGCGGGTGTGGCGCGAGGGACGGATGCACCTGGTGGCGGATCCCTTCCGCCGGCCGCTGCATGCCGCGCTGCATGCCTTCAACCCCGTGGGTTCGTTCATCGACAAGTTGCACGTTCTGGACTTGTGGAAGCAGGCACAGGCCGGCCCGGTGGAGGAGGTGTTCCTGCGTCCGCAGAAGACGTCGCGGGAGTATCTGCGCGACGTGGGCTTCTCCGATGCGATGCTGGAGGGTTTCCTCCAGCCCTTCTTCGGCGGCATCTTCCTGGAGAAGGGGCTGAGCACCTCCAGTCGGATGCTGGAGTTCGTCTTCCGGATGTTCGCCACCGGGGCCACGGTGGTTCCCGCGCGGGGCATGGGGGCGATCTCCGCGCAGCTCGCCGCGAAGCTGCCCGAGGGAGCGCTGAAGCTGAACACGCCGGTGGAGGAGGTCTTCGGGCACCGGGTGCGGCTGGCGTCGGGGGCTCGCGAGGACTGTGACGCGGTGGTGGTGGCCACGGACGCGCTCGCGGCGGCGGAGCTGCTGCCCGGCATGCCGTCGCGGCGGATGAACGCGGTGACGTGCCTGTACTTCGCCGCCCCCGAGCCGCCCGTGCGCGGACCCTATCTGGTGCTCAACGGAGACGGGCGGGGGCCGGTGAACAACCTCGCGGTGATGAGCGAGCTCTCTCCCGAGTATGCCCCTGCCGGTCAGGCCCTCGTCTCGGTGTCGGTGCTGGAGCCGGTGGAGGACACGGAGTCACTGGAGGCGCGCGTGCGCGAGCAGCTCACGGAGTGGTTCGGCGGAGGGGTGAAGGGGTGGCGGCACCTGCGCACGTACGAGCTTCCCCGGGCCCTGCCGGAGCAGTCGCCCGAGGCCTGGGAGTCGTCTCCTCGGCGGGTGAGGTTGTTGCCCGGGTTGTATGCCTGTGGGGACTACCGGGAGCATGGCTCCATCGATGGGGCGATGACGTCGGGGCGGCGCGCGGCCGAGGCCCTGCTGCGAGACTGGGAGCTGCCACTGCCATGA
- the trpA gene encoding tryptophan synthase subunit alpha, whose protein sequence is MSGAIADAFARARARGEGALVAYAMAGDPDLPRSVDVFAACVEGGADILEIGVAFSDPIADGPVIQGASERALKAGSTLRRVLDEVVPAVRERCPQTPLVVMTYVNVIMALGEERYAKLARERGVSGTILPDLPPEESIDIRQAFDREGLELIPLCAPTTSPKRAESIAKDARGFVYCVSVAGVTGMRSQLPADLSERLELVRRVSPVPVVAGFGISSAEQARVVGAHADGVVVGSAIVRAAQADGPSAARQVCADIKRGLKR, encoded by the coding sequence ATGAGCGGGGCAATCGCGGACGCATTCGCCCGGGCCAGGGCCCGTGGAGAGGGCGCGCTGGTGGCGTACGCCATGGCGGGAGATCCGGATCTTCCCCGCTCGGTGGACGTGTTCGCCGCGTGCGTGGAGGGCGGCGCGGACATCCTGGAGATTGGCGTGGCGTTCAGCGATCCCATCGCCGACGGCCCCGTCATCCAGGGCGCGTCCGAGCGGGCGCTCAAGGCCGGCTCCACGCTGCGGCGCGTGCTGGACGAGGTGGTGCCCGCCGTGCGCGAGCGCTGCCCCCAGACGCCCCTGGTGGTGATGACCTACGTCAACGTCATCATGGCCCTGGGTGAGGAGCGCTACGCGAAGCTCGCCCGGGAGCGCGGCGTGTCGGGCACCATCCTGCCGGACCTGCCGCCCGAGGAGAGCATCGACATCCGCCAGGCGTTCGACCGCGAGGGGTTGGAGCTCATCCCCCTGTGCGCGCCCACCACGTCGCCCAAGCGGGCGGAGAGCATCGCCAAGGACGCGCGGGGCTTCGTCTACTGCGTGTCGGTGGCGGGCGTGACGGGCATGCGCTCGCAGCTCCCGGCGGACCTGTCCGAGCGCCTGGAGCTGGTGCGCCGCGTCTCCCCGGTGCCGGTGGTGGCGGGCTTCGGCATCTCCTCGGCCGAGCAGGCCCGGGTGGTGGGCGCCCACGCGGATGGCGTCGTGGTGGGCAGCGCCATCGTGCGCGCCGCCCAGGCGGATGGGCCCTCCGCGGCCCGTCAGGTGTGCGCCGACATCAAGCGCGGCCTCAAGCGCTGA
- a CDS encoding CPBP family intramembrane glutamic endopeptidase — protein sequence MTRNESTRGAHPAWLVASSVGVVAWTALVRWNPPHFFAWAALYCALWMAVSVLALGREGRARLVPRGEDVLWGVTFAGVLYVGSRGVLWALCGGFSRVLCEPLLDVYAGFGRGGWLSAVALALLIAPAEEVFWRGVVQGALRPRVGSRGCVVVAAALSSLLLLFFEEPLLALAAFPTSLAWGLLAEWRRGLVAPWVSHALWDVLIIVLLPVV from the coding sequence ATGACGAGGAATGAATCGACGCGGGGCGCGCATCCCGCCTGGCTCGTGGCCTCGTCCGTGGGCGTGGTGGCGTGGACCGCCCTGGTGCGCTGGAACCCTCCCCACTTCTTCGCGTGGGCCGCGCTCTACTGCGCGCTCTGGATGGCCGTCTCGGTGTTGGCGCTCGGAAGGGAAGGGCGGGCGCGGCTGGTGCCCCGGGGCGAGGACGTGCTGTGGGGCGTGACGTTCGCGGGGGTGCTGTACGTGGGCTCACGCGGCGTGTTGTGGGCGCTGTGCGGAGGCTTCTCTCGGGTGCTCTGCGAGCCCTTGCTGGATGTCTATGCGGGCTTTGGCCGGGGCGGGTGGCTCTCCGCGGTGGCGCTGGCGCTGCTCATCGCCCCCGCCGAGGAGGTGTTCTGGCGCGGGGTGGTGCAGGGGGCCCTGCGGCCGAGGGTGGGCAGCCGGGGCTGTGTCGTGGTGGCCGCCGCCCTGTCGAGCCTCCTGCTGCTCTTCTTCGAGGAGCCCCTGCTGGCGCTCGCGGCGTTTCCCACCTCGCTCGCCTGGGGCCTGCTCGCCGAGTGGCGTCGCGGTCTCGTGGCCCCGTGGGTGAGCCACGCGCTCTGGGATGTGCTCATCATCGTCCTGTTGCCAGTCGTCTGA